A single Clavibacter nebraskensis NCPPB 2581 DNA region contains:
- a CDS encoding glycoside hydrolase family 28 protein, with translation MGLSSHRIRTLLVDGLLVAAVLASVVTLAAAPPGAASVSSAGDAGSVVHGDRLTVAEPVAPATTCATVPAAVAMAERQGSAADEAHAPDTARIQAALDGCAGSGGAVVLAASATTAAFLSAPITVRAGEVLVLDPSVVLHASRAAADYQVAGRATCGTVAGAGDGCRPFITLSSHSGLESSTATGLGQGRVDGRGDLPIFGGTRSWWQVAADAKQGGHQNVPRLVAATRADDVTLHDVDLVDSPGTHVSFDHGDGLTVWGVVIRTPAGARNTDGIDPAGATDVTIARSWISAGDDGIAVKAGTAASAHISVLDDHLFGTHGVAIGSETQAGVSDVLVARVTVSGRDAFGTLSVAAGGIRIKGSATSGGLVRDVEYRDVCVDEVKNPLAFDPRYATAVGTSIPTMTGIVVDGFRATRSLHLASSELDGYDAAHPLGLALRRTAVDAAPVEMAAADITTAGAAFGGVPLASTASDVRVTAGPDAGDPPTCAFPAFPDL, from the coding sequence ATGGGCTTGTCCTCGCACCGCATCCGCACGCTGCTGGTCGACGGCCTGCTCGTCGCGGCGGTCCTCGCGTCCGTGGTCACCCTCGCCGCGGCGCCCCCGGGTGCCGCATCCGTCTCGTCGGCGGGCGACGCGGGATCCGTCGTGCACGGCGACCGGCTCACCGTCGCGGAGCCGGTCGCACCGGCGACCACGTGCGCCACCGTCCCGGCCGCGGTCGCGATGGCCGAGCGGCAGGGGTCGGCGGCCGACGAGGCGCACGCCCCCGACACCGCGCGCATCCAGGCCGCCCTCGACGGGTGCGCGGGATCCGGCGGCGCCGTCGTCCTCGCGGCGTCGGCCACCACGGCCGCGTTCCTCAGCGCGCCGATCACCGTGCGCGCGGGCGAGGTGCTGGTCCTCGATCCCTCCGTCGTGCTGCACGCCTCCCGCGCGGCCGCGGACTACCAGGTGGCGGGGCGCGCGACGTGCGGCACCGTCGCCGGCGCGGGCGACGGCTGCCGGCCCTTCATCACCCTGTCGTCGCACTCCGGGCTCGAGTCGAGCACGGCGACCGGCCTCGGCCAGGGGCGGGTCGACGGCCGGGGCGACCTCCCGATCTTCGGCGGGACCCGGAGCTGGTGGCAGGTCGCCGCGGACGCCAAGCAGGGCGGCCACCAGAACGTGCCCCGGCTCGTGGCGGCGACGCGGGCCGACGACGTGACGCTGCACGACGTGGACCTCGTCGACTCGCCCGGCACGCACGTGTCCTTCGACCACGGCGACGGCCTCACCGTCTGGGGCGTCGTGATCCGGACGCCGGCGGGTGCCCGCAACACGGACGGCATCGACCCGGCCGGCGCCACCGACGTGACCATCGCTCGGTCGTGGATCAGCGCCGGTGACGACGGGATCGCCGTCAAGGCGGGCACCGCGGCGTCGGCGCACATCAGCGTCCTCGACGACCACCTCTTCGGCACGCACGGCGTCGCGATCGGCAGCGAGACGCAGGCCGGGGTGAGCGACGTGCTCGTGGCCCGCGTCACCGTGAGCGGACGGGACGCCTTCGGGACGCTGAGCGTCGCGGCCGGGGGGATCCGCATCAAGGGCTCCGCCACATCCGGCGGCCTCGTGCGGGACGTCGAGTACCGCGACGTGTGCGTCGACGAGGTGAAGAACCCCCTGGCGTTCGATCCCCGCTACGCGACGGCGGTCGGCACCTCGATCCCGACCATGACGGGCATCGTGGTGGACGGCTTCCGCGCGACCCGGTCGCTGCACCTCGCGTCGTCCGAGCTCGACGGGTACGACGCGGCGCACCCGCTGGGCCTCGCGCTCCGCCGGACCGCGGTCGACGCGGCGCCGGTCGAGATGGCCGCCGCCGACATCACGACCGCGGGCGCGGCCTTCGGGGGCGTGCCGCTCGCATCCACCGCGTCGGACGTGCGGGTGACCGCGGGGCCGGATGCCGGGGATCCGCCGACGTGCGCGTTCCCGGCTTTCCCGGACCTCTGA
- a CDS encoding GNAT family N-acetyltransferase, with the protein MPASPLAPLLETARLRTRPLGPADVDVVHRLWAERDPRHSAHRRVDDEGHPSRDQVLDRLTVQAEESLRTGIGLLAIERRDEPGVIGYCGLVVGSASVEEPEMAFELLREVHGSGFATEAARAVVDAARATGRTRLWSTVRRWNSASVRVLEKAGFADSGRVTPDPEDGDTVWMVCELGDPSPAGA; encoded by the coding sequence ATGCCCGCCTCCCCGCTCGCGCCGCTCCTCGAGACCGCCCGCCTCCGCACGCGGCCGCTCGGCCCGGCGGACGTCGACGTGGTGCACCGCCTGTGGGCGGAGCGCGACCCGCGGCATTCCGCGCACCGCCGCGTCGACGACGAGGGGCACCCGTCGCGCGACCAGGTGCTCGACCGCCTGACGGTGCAGGCGGAGGAGTCGCTCCGCACGGGGATCGGGCTGCTCGCGATCGAGCGGCGGGACGAGCCGGGCGTCATCGGCTACTGCGGCCTCGTCGTGGGCAGCGCCTCCGTCGAGGAGCCCGAGATGGCCTTCGAGCTGCTGCGCGAGGTGCACGGCTCGGGGTTCGCGACGGAGGCGGCGCGCGCCGTCGTCGACGCCGCCCGCGCGACCGGCCGCACCCGGCTGTGGTCGACGGTCCGCCGCTGGAACTCCGCGTCCGTGCGCGTGCTGGAGAAGGCCGGCTTCGCGGACAGCGGCCGCGTCACGCCGGATCCCGAGGACGGCGACACCGTGTGGATGGTGTGCGAGCTCGGCGATCCGTCGCCCGCCGGCGCCTAG
- a CDS encoding VIT1/CCC1 transporter family protein — protein sequence MTAMPPARTPDPTPAQVRRWRQYLADERAEAAVYRDLAGRRTGEEREILLALAEAEGRHADHWIELLGDRVGKPVRGDIRTRILGLLARRFGSVFVLALAQRAESRSPYADDADATNAMAADERVHEEVVRGLATRGRMRLSGTFRAAVFGANDGLVSNLALVLGITATGVPNAVILATGLAGLLAGALSMGAGEFVSVRSQRELLEASAPDPGTHDALPHLDVDANELALVYRARGMTEEEALAHADEVLRDLAAETRPIPVTIAGVAASEDDHESVGTAWGAAISSFCFFASGAVIPVLPYLVGLQGLAALAVACVLVAIALSITGAVTGLLSGGPPLRRAGRQLLIGFGAAGATYLLGLLFNTQAG from the coding sequence ATGACCGCCATGCCCCCTGCCCGCACGCCCGATCCGACGCCCGCCCAGGTGCGCCGCTGGCGGCAGTACCTCGCCGACGAGCGCGCCGAGGCCGCCGTCTACCGCGACCTCGCCGGCCGCCGCACGGGCGAGGAGCGCGAGATCCTGCTCGCCCTCGCCGAGGCCGAGGGTCGCCACGCCGACCACTGGATCGAGCTGCTCGGCGACCGCGTCGGCAAGCCCGTGCGCGGCGACATCCGCACCCGGATCCTCGGCCTGCTCGCCCGCCGCTTCGGATCCGTCTTCGTGCTCGCGCTCGCCCAGCGCGCCGAGAGCCGCTCGCCGTACGCGGACGACGCGGACGCCACCAACGCGATGGCCGCCGACGAGCGCGTGCACGAGGAGGTCGTCCGCGGCCTCGCCACCCGCGGCCGCATGCGCCTCTCGGGCACCTTCCGCGCCGCCGTCTTCGGCGCGAACGACGGGCTGGTCAGCAACCTCGCGCTCGTGCTCGGCATCACGGCCACGGGCGTGCCGAACGCGGTGATCCTCGCCACGGGCCTCGCGGGCCTCCTCGCCGGCGCGCTCTCCATGGGCGCGGGCGAGTTCGTGTCGGTGCGCTCCCAGCGCGAGCTGCTCGAGGCCTCGGCCCCGGATCCGGGCACGCACGACGCGCTCCCCCACCTCGACGTCGACGCCAACGAGCTCGCCCTCGTCTACCGCGCCCGCGGCATGACCGAGGAGGAGGCGCTCGCGCACGCCGACGAGGTGCTGCGCGACCTCGCGGCCGAGACCCGGCCGATCCCGGTCACCATCGCGGGCGTCGCCGCGTCGGAGGACGACCACGAGAGCGTCGGCACCGCGTGGGGCGCGGCCATCTCCAGCTTCTGCTTCTTCGCGTCCGGCGCCGTGATCCCCGTGCTCCCGTACCTCGTCGGCCTCCAGGGCCTCGCGGCGCTCGCGGTCGCGTGCGTGCTCGTCGCGATCGCGCTGTCGATCACGGGCGCGGTCACCGGCCTCCTCTCCGGCGGCCCGCCGCTGCGCCGCGCGGGACGCCAGCTGCTCATCGGGTTCGGCGCGGCCGGGGCCACCTACCTGCTGGGGCTGCTCTTCAACACGCAGGCCGGGTGA
- a CDS encoding glycosyltransferase family 2 protein, whose translation MTIAQPTWQDDIDPEPVRRGPRERYLAEGWLPIRRLDDGRHLVATDGRHREPAFADALAAGLGGPVSFTEVDPWDLKDAVLLICGEAVADDAANRLFRRNPELSGRYVFSRGQKTGALVAAVVIVALAVVWPRQTAVGALSVVSLAFLAATTFKFLVALQGARFDVVERVTESEVARLDDADLPVYTVLVPVFREANIVAQLIENLGGLDYPAHKLEVLILIEEEDSETRDAIVHADPPAHFHIVTVPAGQPQTKPRACNVGLTLASGEFLVIYDAEDTPDPDQLKKSLIAFERGGPEMVCVQAALNYFNATENALTRMFTLEYSYWFDYMLAGLDHSELPIPLGGTSNHFRTGALMELGGWDPYNVTEDADLGIRASAVGYRVGVINSTTMEEANTSIPNFIRQRSRWIKGYMQTTLVHARRPVALIREVGIVRFLSFALLIGGTPATFLGVIPFYLVTIASLAIPTTALSSVFPAWALWTSLFNFLIGNGVMVYVSMMGPFKRGTFHLILWSLLNPVYWILHSIAAYKGLWQLLTRPHYWEKTEHGLTQQ comes from the coding sequence ATGACGATCGCGCAGCCGACGTGGCAGGACGACATCGACCCGGAGCCCGTGCGGCGGGGACCCCGGGAGCGCTACCTCGCCGAGGGCTGGCTGCCGATCCGCCGCCTCGATGACGGACGGCACCTCGTCGCCACGGACGGTCGCCACCGCGAGCCAGCGTTCGCCGACGCCCTGGCCGCTGGCCTCGGCGGCCCGGTCTCCTTCACCGAGGTGGATCCGTGGGACCTCAAGGACGCGGTGCTCCTCATCTGCGGCGAGGCCGTCGCCGACGACGCCGCCAACCGGCTCTTCCGCCGGAACCCCGAGCTGTCCGGCCGCTACGTCTTCTCCCGCGGCCAGAAGACGGGCGCCCTGGTGGCCGCCGTCGTCATCGTCGCCCTCGCCGTGGTGTGGCCGCGGCAGACCGCCGTCGGCGCGCTCTCCGTGGTGAGCCTCGCGTTCCTCGCGGCGACGACGTTCAAGTTCCTGGTGGCGCTGCAGGGCGCGCGCTTCGACGTGGTGGAGCGCGTCACCGAGTCGGAGGTCGCGCGGCTCGACGACGCCGACCTGCCGGTCTACACGGTCCTCGTGCCGGTGTTCCGGGAGGCCAACATCGTCGCGCAGCTCATCGAGAACCTCGGCGGGCTCGACTACCCGGCGCACAAGCTCGAGGTGCTGATCCTCATCGAGGAGGAGGACTCCGAGACGCGGGACGCGATCGTGCACGCGGACCCGCCCGCCCACTTCCACATCGTCACCGTGCCGGCGGGCCAGCCGCAGACGAAGCCGCGCGCGTGCAACGTGGGCCTCACCCTCGCGTCGGGCGAGTTCCTCGTCATCTACGACGCCGAGGACACCCCGGATCCCGACCAGCTGAAGAAGTCCCTCATCGCCTTCGAGCGCGGCGGCCCCGAGATGGTGTGCGTTCAGGCCGCCCTCAACTACTTCAACGCGACCGAGAACGCCCTCACGCGCATGTTCACGCTCGAGTACTCGTACTGGTTCGACTACATGCTCGCGGGCCTCGACCACTCGGAGCTGCCGATCCCGCTCGGCGGCACCTCGAACCACTTCCGCACGGGCGCGCTCATGGAGCTCGGCGGCTGGGATCCGTACAACGTCACGGAGGACGCCGACCTCGGCATCCGCGCCTCGGCCGTCGGCTACCGCGTGGGCGTCATCAACTCCACCACCATGGAGGAGGCGAACACCTCCATCCCCAACTTCATCCGCCAGCGCTCCCGGTGGATCAAGGGGTACATGCAGACGACGCTCGTGCACGCCCGCCGTCCGGTCGCCCTGATCCGCGAGGTCGGGATCGTGCGCTTCCTGTCGTTCGCGCTGCTCATCGGCGGGACGCCGGCCACGTTCCTCGGCGTGATCCCCTTCTACCTCGTGACGATCGCGTCGCTGGCGATCCCGACCACGGCCCTCTCCTCCGTCTTCCCGGCCTGGGCGCTCTGGACGAGCCTGTTCAACTTCCTCATCGGCAACGGGGTCATGGTCTACGTCTCGATGATGGGGCCGTTCAAGCGCGGCACGTTCCACCTGATCCTGTGGTCGCTCCTCAACCCCGTCTACTGGATCCTCCATTCCATCGCCGCGTACAAGGGCCTCTGGCAGCTGCTCACCCGGCCGCACTACTGGGAGAAGACGGAGCACGGCCTCACCCAGCAGTGA
- a CDS encoding ribbon-helix-helix protein, CopG family, producing the protein MARIINDREVDESQVDEWVDEAEAGYDVGALRARWGRAPRGEAAAKVIPVRLTEAELEAVMARAEREGLNRSEAIRAALDAWSHAA; encoded by the coding sequence ATGGCGCGCATCATCAACGACAGGGAAGTCGACGAATCGCAGGTCGACGAGTGGGTCGACGAGGCGGAGGCGGGATACGACGTCGGCGCGCTCCGCGCCCGCTGGGGCCGCGCTCCCCGTGGGGAGGCGGCGGCCAAGGTCATCCCCGTGCGGCTCACCGAGGCGGAGCTCGAGGCCGTCATGGCTCGTGCCGAACGCGAGGGGCTGAACCGCTCCGAGGCCATCCGCGCGGCGCTCGACGCCTGGTCGCACGCCGCGTGA
- a CDS encoding MarR family winged helix-turn-helix transcriptional regulator → MSTPQDLQDPLALDRQVSYSLVVAARSVTALYRPILDPLGLTHPQYLVLLALWARGPRSVKDLSHELQLDSATLSPLLKRLEAMGHVWRVRRATDERVLEIGLTDQGRELREKAVAIPQQIRDRLSMTEEQLEGLKTVLSQVIDNAKALPETI, encoded by the coding sequence ATGTCAACACCGCAGGACCTGCAGGACCCGCTCGCGCTCGACAGGCAGGTCAGCTACTCGCTCGTCGTCGCCGCCCGCAGCGTGACCGCCCTCTACCGACCCATCCTCGACCCGCTGGGGCTCACCCACCCCCAGTACCTCGTGCTCCTCGCGCTCTGGGCCCGCGGGCCGCGCTCGGTCAAGGACCTGAGCCACGAGCTCCAGCTCGACAGCGCCACGCTCTCCCCGCTCCTCAAGCGGCTGGAGGCCATGGGCCACGTGTGGCGCGTGCGCCGGGCCACGGACGAGCGCGTGCTGGAGATCGGCCTCACCGACCAGGGCCGCGAGCTCCGCGAGAAGGCCGTCGCCATCCCGCAGCAGATCCGCGACCGCCTCTCCATGACGGAGGAGCAGCTCGAGGGCCTCAAGACCGTGCTGAGCCAGGTCATCGACAACGCGAAGGCGCTCCCCGAGACCATCTAG
- a CDS encoding GNAT family N-acetyltransferase, which yields MTTSPVPAPVLVTARFALEPLVVGHAREMVGVLADPALYRFTGGEPPSPAALEARFARQAVGRSPDGTARWLV from the coding sequence ATGACGACGTCGCCGGTTCCCGCCCCCGTGCTCGTCACGGCGCGGTTCGCGCTCGAGCCGCTGGTGGTCGGGCACGCGCGGGAGATGGTCGGGGTGCTCGCGGATCCGGCGCTGTACCGCTTCACCGGGGGCGAGCCGCCGTCGCCCGCCGCGCTCGAGGCCCGGTTCGCGCGGCAGGCGGTGGGGCGCTCGCCGGACGGAACCGCGCGGTGGCTCGTGTGA
- a CDS encoding M56 family metallopeptidase, which translates to MSDTVRAVLLLECYVTVTLLAPLLLGRLPLVAQRPVAMLAAWHGFLVTAVLSLGSGLGLLIHQGMAMQAGAGPQQDADTAPLAAIPLAYVAAGVLGVLLFRIVEEGGRVVRAARERAGEVATLLLASRPYRVAGRDARIVESDVPLAALSPATGVILLTTEARARLDDDELAAVLEHETAHLEQRHALAVRIAQVSRAILPALPASQRLALSTTIAIEFIADDHAARVTGPDTVAAALRKLDPDGGLSTLRVDRMRHPRGGHRVALRLLCAVACALPVLPLVIVLLPPA; encoded by the coding sequence GTGAGCGACACGGTCCGCGCGGTGCTGCTGCTCGAGTGCTACGTCACCGTCACGCTCCTGGCGCCGCTCCTCCTCGGCCGCCTGCCGCTCGTCGCCCAGCGGCCCGTGGCCATGCTCGCCGCGTGGCACGGGTTCCTCGTCACCGCGGTGCTGAGCCTCGGATCCGGGCTCGGGCTCCTCATCCACCAGGGCATGGCGATGCAGGCGGGAGCCGGCCCGCAGCAGGACGCGGACACGGCGCCCCTCGCCGCCATCCCCCTGGCCTACGTGGCCGCGGGCGTGCTCGGCGTGCTGCTCTTCCGGATCGTGGAGGAGGGCGGACGGGTGGTGCGCGCGGCCCGGGAGCGCGCGGGCGAGGTGGCGACGCTGCTGCTCGCGTCGCGGCCGTACCGGGTGGCGGGGCGCGACGCGCGGATCGTGGAGTCCGACGTGCCGCTCGCCGCGCTCTCCCCCGCCACCGGCGTGATCCTCCTCACCACCGAGGCGCGCGCCCGCCTCGACGACGACGAGCTCGCGGCCGTGCTCGAGCACGAGACCGCGCACCTGGAACAGCGGCACGCGCTCGCGGTGCGGATCGCCCAGGTCTCGCGCGCGATCCTCCCGGCCCTCCCCGCGAGCCAGCGCCTCGCGCTCTCCACCACCATCGCCATCGAGTTCATCGCCGACGACCACGCCGCCCGCGTCACCGGGCCGGACACGGTCGCCGCGGCGCTCCGCAAGCTGGATCCGGACGGCGGCCTCTCCACCCTCCGCGTCGACCGCATGCGCCACCCCCGCGGCGGGCACCGGGTCGCGCTGCGCCTGCTGTGCGCGGTGGCGTGCGCGCTCCCCGTGCTGCCGCTGGTCATCGTGCTGCTGCCGCCGGCCTGA
- a CDS encoding GNAT family N-acetyltransferase, translated as MLRERASGRAAGFVQATVIGDRDGDGDGVRMAEVAWLVGTAAQGSGAAAECAAAMVAWLREGGVAIVRAHIHPDHAASAAVARRLGLAPTDERVDGEIRWESPAR; from the coding sequence ATTCTCCGCGAGCGCGCGTCGGGCCGCGCGGCCGGGTTCGTGCAGGCGACCGTGATCGGCGACCGCGACGGCGACGGCGACGGGGTGCGCATGGCCGAGGTGGCGTGGCTCGTCGGGACCGCGGCGCAGGGATCCGGCGCGGCGGCCGAGTGCGCGGCCGCGATGGTCGCGTGGCTGCGGGAGGGCGGCGTCGCGATCGTGCGGGCGCACATCCACCCGGATCATGCGGCGTCCGCGGCTGTGGCCCGGCGGCTCGGGCTCGCGCCCACCGACGAGCGCGTCGACGGAGAGATCCGCTGGGAGTCGCCGGCGCGCTAG
- a CDS encoding HEAT repeat domain-containing protein, translated as MADGDDPRRREDSLATRMSDAVSRTSEREVALRAMGLLDGLYEGDDFLLLVGGRHARGILNGAPPLYWPEAWGARALLYAWTPEAAKVVEKNLTNRAWRVREACAKVVATRQLPLVRALTVLVTDENARVRGAALRALGAVGGPADEEVIRRALTDPDTSVRVAAHDGLEALAARHEQVLSPAGRHAAAAAEASAPATDADDADDAEDDARS; from the coding sequence ATGGCTGACGGAGATGACCCCCGCCGTCGCGAGGACTCCCTCGCGACGCGCATGAGCGACGCGGTGTCGCGCACGAGCGAGCGGGAGGTCGCCCTGCGGGCGATGGGCCTGCTGGACGGGCTGTACGAGGGCGACGACTTCCTGCTGCTGGTCGGCGGACGGCACGCCCGCGGGATCCTCAACGGCGCCCCTCCCCTCTACTGGCCCGAGGCGTGGGGCGCCCGCGCGCTCCTCTACGCCTGGACCCCCGAGGCCGCGAAGGTCGTCGAGAAGAACCTCACGAACCGCGCCTGGCGCGTGCGCGAGGCGTGCGCGAAGGTCGTCGCAACCCGGCAGCTGCCGCTCGTGCGCGCGCTCACGGTGCTCGTCACCGACGAGAACGCCCGCGTCCGCGGCGCCGCCCTCCGCGCGCTCGGCGCCGTCGGGGGACCTGCCGACGAGGAGGTCATCCGCCGCGCGCTGACGGATCCCGACACCTCCGTCCGCGTCGCCGCGCACGACGGCCTCGAGGCCCTCGCCGCCCGCCACGAGCAGGTGCTCTCCCCGGCCGGCCGGCACGCGGCCGCGGCGGCCGAGGCGAGCGCTCCCGCCACCGACGCGGATGACGCCGACGACGCCGAGGACGACGCCCGCTCGTAG
- a CDS encoding HAD family hydrolase, which yields MTAPDTSPPSPAAGSAPWSCILFDLDGTITDSAPGITAQLAKTLVFMGLPVPGPAQLLEYVGPPILDSFRDLAGMDDDAQQRALAHYREGYAGGGVFDSSVYAGVPEVLRAIHAAGIPLSLATSKPESQARRVLDHYGIAGLFTEICGASEDEVRSAKADVIEEALRRLRADGIDLGNVVMVGDREHDVLGAAAHGIPTVMVGWGYGAPAEAAGTIAVVETAAELEARLLPAVDRPAA from the coding sequence GTGACCGCACCCGACACGTCCCCGCCGTCCCCCGCCGCGGGCTCCGCGCCCTGGAGCTGCATCCTCTTCGACCTCGACGGCACCATCACCGACTCGGCCCCCGGCATCACCGCGCAGCTCGCGAAGACCCTCGTGTTCATGGGCCTGCCCGTGCCCGGCCCGGCCCAGCTGCTCGAGTACGTGGGCCCGCCCATCCTCGACTCGTTCCGCGACCTCGCCGGCATGGACGACGACGCCCAGCAGCGCGCGCTCGCCCACTACCGCGAGGGCTACGCGGGCGGCGGCGTCTTCGACAGCTCGGTGTACGCCGGCGTGCCCGAGGTGCTGCGCGCGATCCACGCGGCCGGCATCCCGCTCTCCCTCGCCACGAGCAAGCCCGAGTCGCAGGCCCGCCGCGTGCTCGACCACTACGGCATCGCCGGCCTCTTCACCGAGATCTGCGGCGCGAGCGAGGACGAGGTGCGGTCCGCGAAGGCCGACGTCATCGAGGAGGCCCTCCGCCGGCTGCGCGCGGACGGGATCGACCTCGGCAACGTCGTGATGGTGGGCGACCGCGAGCACGACGTGCTCGGGGCGGCCGCCCACGGGATCCCGACGGTGATGGTCGGCTGGGGCTACGGCGCCCCGGCTGAGGCCGCGGGCACCATCGCCGTGGTCGAGACGGCCGCCGAGCTCGAGGCCCGGCTGCTCCCGGCGGTCGACCGACCCGCCGCCTGA
- the nucS gene encoding endonuclease NucS, with amino-acid sequence MRLVIARCSVDYAGRLSAHLPLATRLLMVKADGSLLVHSDGGSYKPLNWMSPPCTIVEVEPDDDQALAGVREIWRVVQPKTADMLVVSIHEVLHDSAHDLGVDPGLVKDGVEAHLQKLLAEQIHLLGDGHELVRREYMTAIGPVDILARDAAGKSVAVELKRRGDIDGVEQLTRYLELMNRDPHLAPVTGVYAAQEIKPQARTLAEYRGIRCLLLDYDAMRGMDDGHARLF; translated from the coding sequence GTGCGTCTCGTCATCGCCCGCTGCTCCGTCGACTACGCCGGCCGCCTCAGCGCGCATCTCCCCCTCGCCACCCGCCTCCTCATGGTCAAGGCCGACGGGAGCCTCCTCGTCCACTCGGACGGCGGCTCCTACAAGCCGCTCAACTGGATGAGCCCGCCCTGCACCATCGTCGAGGTCGAGCCCGACGACGACCAGGCGCTCGCGGGCGTCCGCGAGATCTGGCGCGTCGTGCAGCCGAAGACGGCCGACATGCTCGTCGTCTCGATCCACGAGGTGCTGCACGACTCCGCGCACGACCTCGGCGTCGACCCGGGCCTCGTGAAGGACGGCGTGGAGGCGCACCTGCAGAAGCTGCTGGCGGAGCAGATCCACCTGCTCGGCGACGGCCACGAGCTGGTGCGCCGCGAGTACATGACCGCCATCGGGCCGGTCGACATCCTCGCGCGCGACGCGGCGGGCAAGTCGGTCGCCGTCGAGCTGAAGCGCCGCGGCGACATCGACGGCGTCGAGCAGCTCACCCGGTACCTCGAGCTGATGAACCGGGATCCGCACCTCGCGCCGGTCACGGGCGTCTACGCCGCGCAGGAGATCAAGCCCCAGGCCCGCACGCTCGCCGAGTATCGCGGCATCCGCTGCCTCCTCCTCGACTACGACGCCATGCGCGGCATGGACGACGGGCACGCGCGCCTGTTCTGA
- a CDS encoding DMT family transporter — MGTVWGASFLFMKVALEGVSFGQVSWTRLVLGAIALGLIVAARRLPLPKERVVWLHFAVVGVVGSAIPYSLFAWAEQHVTSGVASIYNATTPIMTALLATLAFRVEKLGRRQLAGIALGIVGVVVIIGPWRLAPSAEAAASGEPLLQLAGQLACLGAALCYGITFGYLRRFLTHRGIPGVVTAFMQIGMGAAAMVVATPFLATGPVSLDLPVVLSLVVLGVVGTGLAYLWNMNVLLAWGPTATSTVTYITPVVGVALGILVLGETLHWNEPAGAVLVLLGVLLSQGRRRAARGSAEG, encoded by the coding sequence ATGGGCACCGTGTGGGGCGCGAGCTTCCTCTTCATGAAGGTCGCGCTCGAGGGCGTCTCGTTCGGGCAGGTCTCGTGGACGCGGCTCGTGCTCGGCGCCATCGCGCTCGGCCTCATCGTCGCCGCGCGCCGGCTGCCGCTGCCGAAGGAGCGCGTCGTGTGGCTGCACTTCGCGGTCGTCGGCGTCGTCGGATCCGCCATCCCGTACTCGCTGTTCGCGTGGGCCGAGCAGCATGTCACGTCGGGCGTCGCGAGCATCTACAACGCGACGACGCCGATTATGACGGCGCTCCTCGCGACCCTCGCCTTCCGGGTCGAGAAGCTGGGCCGCCGGCAGCTCGCGGGCATCGCGTTGGGCATCGTCGGCGTCGTCGTGATCATCGGCCCGTGGCGCCTGGCCCCGAGCGCGGAGGCCGCCGCGTCCGGCGAGCCGCTGCTCCAGCTCGCCGGCCAGCTCGCGTGCCTCGGCGCGGCCCTCTGCTACGGGATCACCTTCGGCTACCTCCGCCGCTTCCTCACGCACCGCGGCATCCCCGGCGTCGTCACCGCGTTCATGCAGATCGGCATGGGCGCCGCCGCGATGGTCGTCGCCACCCCGTTCCTCGCGACCGGCCCGGTCTCGCTCGACCTCCCCGTCGTGCTCAGCCTCGTGGTGCTCGGCGTGGTGGGCACGGGCCTCGCGTACCTCTGGAACATGAACGTGCTCCTCGCCTGGGGCCCCACCGCCACCTCGACCGTCACGTACATCACGCCCGTGGTGGGCGTCGCGCTCGGGATCCTCGTGCTCGGCGAGACCCTCCACTGGAACGAGCCCGCCGGCGCCGTCCTCGTGCTCCTCGGCGTGCTCCTCTCCCAGGGCCGCCGCCGTGCCGCACGCGGATCCGCCGAAGGGTAG